The following are encoded together in the Microcoleus sp. FACHB-68 genome:
- a CDS encoding cell division protein SepF, translated as MNTIFSKLRDFVGLNQSVDYEYEYDEMEGDRYQTVYQDENASPQTAEDRPNRARLREQAMTGAPIGTGINNVIGLPGAANGISEVVVMEPRTFEEMPQAIQALRGRKSVVLNLTLMDPDQAQRAVDFIAGGTYALDGHQERIGESIFLFTPSCVQVSTQSGVVHDVLQPHLRTSRPAGTAPAPNWTPEQVRMVQ; from the coding sequence GTGAACACCATTTTTTCAAAGCTACGTGACTTTGTCGGTCTCAACCAATCCGTTGATTACGAGTACGAATACGACGAGATGGAAGGAGACAGATATCAAACGGTCTATCAAGATGAAAATGCCTCGCCTCAAACGGCAGAAGACCGTCCAAATCGCGCTCGATTACGCGAGCAAGCTATGACAGGCGCACCTATCGGTACAGGAATAAATAATGTGATTGGATTGCCAGGAGCTGCAAACGGAATCTCTGAAGTGGTGGTAATGGAACCCCGCACCTTTGAAGAAATGCCTCAAGCGATTCAAGCGCTGCGGGGACGCAAGTCGGTTGTTTTAAATCTGACCTTGATGGACCCAGACCAAGCTCAGCGGGCTGTAGACTTTATTGCCGGCGGCACCTATGCCCTGGATGGCCATCAAGAACGCATTGGGGAAAGCATCTTCCTCTTTACACCGAGCTGTGTTCAAGTCAGCACCCAATCCGGTGTTGTTCATGACGTTCTGCAGCCGCACCTGCGGACTTCTCGCCCAGCCGGCACAGCACCCGCTCCCAACTGGACGCCAGAACAAGTACGCATGGTTCAATAA
- a CDS encoding fumarylacetoacetate hydrolase family protein: MAQRYVRVQTPKGQIHYGLLQLSRGVQVLDAPPWLKGQPTDLHLEPDSYQILAPCAPSKIVAVGKNYVDHAAEMGTPVPAEPLLFLKPPTAVIATETSITYPVQSKRVDYEGELALIIGEPCADCNPGEAQNKIWGYTIANDVTARDLQQQDGQWTRAKGFNTFCPLGPWIVRELSPGARLQTFVNNSPQPVQSSSIDRMVFPPDVLVSYISQIMTLLPGDVVLTGTPQGVGPLQIGDRVRVEIEGIGALENTVVARPSLSRP, from the coding sequence ATGGCACAGCGCTACGTCCGCGTCCAAACACCAAAGGGACAGATTCACTATGGTTTATTGCAACTTAGCCGAGGCGTTCAGGTACTTGATGCGCCTCCCTGGTTAAAAGGGCAACCCACTGACTTGCACTTAGAACCAGATAGTTATCAAATCCTCGCGCCCTGCGCTCCTTCCAAAATTGTTGCAGTTGGCAAAAATTATGTCGATCATGCCGCCGAAATGGGCACACCCGTGCCGGCTGAACCTCTCTTGTTCCTGAAACCGCCAACCGCTGTGATCGCAACAGAAACATCGATCACCTATCCAGTCCAGTCAAAGCGGGTGGATTACGAGGGAGAACTGGCCCTGATTATTGGCGAACCTTGTGCCGACTGCAACCCAGGGGAGGCCCAAAATAAAATTTGGGGTTACACGATCGCCAACGATGTCACTGCTAGGGATTTACAGCAGCAGGATGGACAGTGGACACGAGCCAAAGGATTTAATACCTTCTGCCCCCTTGGGCCGTGGATTGTCCGAGAATTAAGTCCGGGTGCACGTCTGCAAACCTTTGTAAATAACAGCCCTCAGCCGGTGCAGTCCTCCTCGATTGATCGGATGGTTTTTCCACCGGATGTTCTGGTATCCTATATCTCTCAAATCATGACTCTCCTGCCCGGAGATGTGGTACTCACCGGCACACCACAGGGCGTCGGGCCATTGCAAATTGGTGATCGGGTTCGCGTTGAAATAGAAGGAATTGGCGCACTGGAAAATACTGTAGTGGCACGGCCATCATTGAGCCGGCCATAA
- the rpsF gene encoding 30S ribosomal protein S6, translating to MNYIYETMYILRPDMGEELTEQAIAKYQKILRDNGAEPVDTQHRGKRRLAYEILNYREGIYIQMNYQAPGNVVALVERAMRLSDEVIRYLTIKQEVTEPKAEPAASTATATAAAVAV from the coding sequence ATGAACTACATTTACGAAACCATGTACATCTTGCGTCCAGATATGGGCGAAGAGCTAACAGAACAAGCAATTGCCAAGTACCAAAAGATTCTGCGCGATAACGGAGCAGAGCCGGTGGATACTCAGCATCGGGGCAAGCGTCGCTTAGCCTACGAAATCCTGAATTACCGGGAAGGCATTTATATTCAAATGAACTACCAGGCACCAGGAAACGTAGTGGCGCTTGTGGAGCGAGCGATGCGTTTGAGTGATGAAGTGATTCGTTATCTGACGATTAAGCAAGAAGTGACTGAGCCAAAGGCAGAGCCAGCCGCAAGCACTGCCACAGCTACAGCCGCAGCCGTCGCAGTTTAA
- the proC gene encoding pyrroline-5-carboxylate reductase, with amino-acid sequence MSIKLGIIGGGVMGEALLSRLVAQQIYRSDEVLVSDPQPHRRSVLSQQYGVQVTADNRAVAFATDVLLLAVKPQVFDALTVEIAQTVACVTDNRIPVVVSILAGVTVSKLELAFPGWPVIRAMPNTPATVGAGISAIAAGKHVQAQHLEQAQQILQAVGEVVEVPESMMDAVTGLSGSGPGYVAILIEALTDGGVYAGLPRAVAQKLALQTVLGTAMLLQESGMHPADLKDRVTSPGGTTIAGIAQLENAGFRSALIEAVKAAACRSKELGNS; translated from the coding sequence ATGAGTATCAAGCTTGGCATCATTGGCGGTGGGGTAATGGGAGAAGCTCTATTATCCCGTTTGGTCGCTCAACAAATTTATCGGTCTGACGAAGTTTTAGTGAGCGATCCCCAACCGCATCGGCGCAGTGTTTTATCGCAGCAATACGGTGTGCAGGTGACAGCAGACAATCGCGCCGTTGCTTTTGCCACAGATGTACTGCTGTTGGCGGTGAAACCTCAAGTATTTGACGCACTGACGGTAGAAATTGCCCAGACAGTTGCCTGCGTAACAGATAACCGTATCCCGGTGGTGGTGTCGATTTTAGCCGGCGTTACAGTCAGCAAGCTAGAATTAGCCTTTCCCGGTTGGCCGGTGATTCGAGCAATGCCAAACACCCCGGCAACCGTAGGAGCCGGCATTTCAGCTATTGCAGCCGGCAAACACGTCCAAGCCCAACATCTAGAGCAAGCGCAGCAAATCCTTCAGGCAGTGGGGGAAGTGGTAGAAGTTCCCGAATCGATGATGGATGCTGTAACCGGCCTTTCGGGTTCTGGCCCTGGTTATGTGGCAATTTTGATAGAAGCCTTGACAGATGGTGGTGTTTATGCAGGGCTGCCTCGTGCAGTCGCGCAGAAGTTGGCACTGCAAACAGTCTTGGGAACAGCCATGCTGTTGCAAGAATCGGGAATGCACCCTGCTGACTTGAAGGATCGGGTAACGAGTCCGGGTGGCACCACAATTGCCGGCATCGCGCAATTAGAAAATGCCGGCTTCCGTTCAGCTTTAATTGAAGCAGTGAAAGCAGCGGCGTGCCGGTCTAAAGAACTTGGCAATTCGTGA
- a CDS encoding phage holin family protein, with the protein MPNFLITWLVAASSLVFTSYIVPGMEVQSFQAAAIAAVVLGLANAIVRPLLVVLTLPVTILTLGLFLFVVNALTLQLVGAVTPGFIVGNIFSALMGSVVLSFVSGAVGKFVQPVPNSPQIGSRGVDSLPDSASNPR; encoded by the coding sequence ATGCCAAACTTTCTAATAACTTGGTTAGTTGCAGCCAGCTCCCTGGTTTTTACCTCCTATATTGTACCGGGCATGGAAGTTCAAAGTTTTCAGGCTGCCGCCATTGCAGCAGTTGTCTTGGGCTTAGCCAATGCGATTGTTAGACCACTTTTGGTCGTTTTAACACTTCCGGTTACAATTTTGACCTTGGGTTTGTTTTTGTTTGTCGTTAACGCCCTCACACTTCAGCTAGTCGGCGCAGTAACGCCTGGTTTTATCGTTGGAAATATCTTTTCCGCCCTGATGGGTTCAGTGGTGCTGTCGTTTGTTTCCGGCGCAGTCGGCAAGTTTGTACAGCCGGTGCCGAATTCGCCTCAAATCGGCTCGCGTGGGGTAGATTCTTTGCCAGATTCAGCATCAAATCCCAGATAA
- a CDS encoding Tic20 family protein, which produces MSWRGSMTVSDRIFACLPYLLPLIDGIVFGQFLFAQFPPLGLILLPLLPLLQIYNTIPFAGLIIFFALFLLVVRNEKISHFIRFNTMQAILLDIVLMLCGIIVPILGKGLQTGFVMETLYNMIFLGVLAAFIYAVVQSAMGRYAEIPTISEAVHMQVR; this is translated from the coding sequence ATGTCTTGGCGCGGTTCTATGACTGTTTCAGATCGGATTTTTGCCTGCTTGCCTTATCTGCTGCCCCTCATTGATGGAATCGTCTTTGGGCAGTTTTTATTTGCACAATTTCCACCTCTAGGGCTTATTTTGCTACCGTTGCTGCCCTTGTTGCAGATTTATAACACGATTCCCTTCGCCGGCTTGATTATTTTCTTTGCCTTGTTTCTTCTTGTGGTCAGAAACGAAAAAATCAGTCATTTTATTCGTTTCAACACCATGCAGGCAATTCTTTTAGATATTGTTTTGATGCTGTGCGGGATAATTGTGCCCATTTTAGGCAAGGGTCTCCAAACCGGATTTGTCATGGAAACGCTATATAACATGATATTTCTGGGCGTGTTGGCAGCCTTTATCTATGCCGTGGTGCAGTCGGCGATGGGGCGTTATGCAGAAATCCCGACGATTTCCGAGGCGGTTCATATGCAAGTGCGTTAG
- the glyA gene encoding serine hydroxymethyltransferase, which produces MTQTNFDFLAKSDPDVAGFIEQELHRQQDHLELIASENFTSPAVLSAQGSVLTNKYAEGLPGKRYYGGCEFVDKIEQLAIDRAKQLFGAAHANVQPHSGAQANFAVFLTLLEPGDTIMGMDLSHGGHLTHGSPVNVSGKWFKVCDYGVSPETEQLDYDQIRELALQHRPKLLICGYSAYPRVIQFDKFRAIADEIGAYLLADIAHIAGLVATGHHPNPISHCHVVTTTTHKTLRGPRGGLILTGDAELGKKLDKSVFPGTQGGPLEHVIAGKAVAFGEALKPEFKTYSGQVIENARALAAQLQKRGIKIVSGGTDNHLMLLDLRSVGMTGKQADQLVSAVNITANKNTVPFDPESPFVTSGLRLGSPAMTTRGMGSVEFTEIADIIADRLLNPEDEAIAQDCRRRVASLCERFPLYPHLNTPVPALV; this is translated from the coding sequence GTGACTCAGACTAATTTTGACTTCCTCGCCAAGAGCGATCCCGATGTTGCCGGCTTCATCGAGCAAGAACTCCATCGGCAGCAGGATCACTTGGAACTCATTGCAAGTGAAAACTTCACCTCACCGGCAGTTCTGTCCGCCCAAGGCTCAGTCTTAACAAACAAATATGCCGAAGGCTTGCCCGGTAAACGCTATTACGGCGGTTGCGAATTTGTTGACAAAATCGAGCAATTAGCCATCGACCGGGCTAAACAGCTATTCGGTGCCGCTCACGCTAACGTGCAGCCCCACTCAGGAGCACAAGCAAACTTTGCCGTCTTCCTGACTCTGCTAGAGCCTGGAGACACCATTATGGGGATGGATCTCTCACATGGGGGACATTTAACCCACGGTTCCCCAGTGAATGTGTCCGGCAAATGGTTCAAAGTCTGTGACTACGGAGTCAGCCCGGAAACAGAGCAGCTAGACTACGATCAGATCCGGGAATTGGCGCTGCAACACCGGCCTAAATTACTGATCTGCGGCTATTCAGCTTATCCCCGCGTTATCCAGTTTGACAAATTCCGGGCGATTGCCGATGAAATCGGTGCCTACCTGCTGGCCGATATCGCCCACATCGCAGGTTTAGTTGCAACCGGCCACCATCCTAACCCCATCTCCCACTGCCACGTCGTCACCACCACCACGCACAAAACCCTGCGTGGCCCTCGCGGCGGTTTAATCCTCACCGGCGATGCTGAACTCGGCAAGAAACTTGATAAATCCGTGTTCCCTGGCACCCAAGGCGGGCCGCTAGAACACGTCATTGCCGGTAAAGCAGTTGCTTTCGGTGAAGCCCTCAAACCAGAATTTAAAACCTATTCTGGCCAAGTGATTGAAAATGCCCGCGCCCTCGCCGCGCAATTGCAAAAACGAGGCATCAAAATTGTTTCAGGCGGCACCGATAACCACCTGATGCTCCTCGATTTGCGTTCTGTTGGCATGACCGGCAAGCAAGCTGACCAGTTAGTGAGCGCCGTCAATATTACAGCAAATAAAAATACTGTTCCCTTTGACCCAGAATCGCCGTTTGTCACCAGTGGTTTAAGGCTAGGTTCGCCGGCTATGACCACACGCGGCATGGGAAGTGTGGAATTCACAGAAATTGCTGACATTATTGCGGATCGCTTACTGAATCCGGAAGATGAAGCCATTGCCCAAGATTGCCGTCGGCGAGTGGCTTCTTTGTGCGAGCGTTTCCCCCTCTATCCCCACCTCAATACTCCTGTGCCGGCTTTAGTCTAA
- a CDS encoding NAD(P)H-quinone oxidoreductase subunit N — MNFANLAAQLNAGTVLPEGIVIVTLLVVLVGDLIVGRTSARWTPYVAIAGLLASTVALYYQWDSTNTIGFMGGFNSDPLSLVFRGTVALSAAVTILMSITYVEQSGTSLAEFLAILLTATIGGMFLSGADELVMIFISLETLSISSYLLTGYTKRDPRSNEAALKYLLIGASSSAVFLYGVSLLYGMSGGETQLSAIAAGIANANAGQSLAVIIALVFAIAGISFKISAVPFHQWTPDVYEGSPTPIVAFLSVGSKAAGFALAIRLLTTAFPVVTEQWHFVFTALAVLSMVLGNVVALAQTSMKRMLAYSSIAQAGFVMIGLITGTQAGYASMVFYLLIYLFMNLGGFACVILFTLRTGTDQISEYSGLYQKDPLLTLALSICLLSLGGIPPLAGFFGKIYLFWAGWQSGAYGLVLLGLVTSVVSIYYYIRVVRMMVVKEPQEMSDAVKNYPTIRWDLSGMRPLQVGLVLTLIATSLAGILSNPLFTLANNSVSRTPMLQATMVQPKSVASAPAVKSVPVARRN; from the coding sequence ATGAACTTTGCCAATCTTGCAGCCCAGCTAAACGCCGGCACAGTATTGCCAGAGGGGATCGTCATCGTCACCCTCTTGGTCGTGCTCGTGGGCGATCTGATCGTCGGGCGCACCTCCGCCCGTTGGACACCCTACGTGGCGATCGCCGGCCTTCTCGCTTCAACCGTCGCCCTTTATTATCAATGGGATAGCACCAACACCATTGGGTTTATGGGAGGCTTTAACAGCGATCCCCTGAGTCTCGTTTTTCGCGGCACAGTTGCCCTCTCGGCTGCCGTGACAATTCTAATGTCCATCACCTACGTTGAGCAATCGGGCACCTCCCTAGCGGAATTCTTGGCAATTTTACTCACCGCCACCATCGGGGGGATGTTCCTCTCCGGCGCTGATGAACTGGTGATGATCTTTATTTCCTTAGAAACTCTAAGTATCTCCTCCTACCTACTCACCGGCTACACCAAGCGAGATCCGCGTTCTAATGAAGCCGCCTTAAAATATCTGCTGATCGGCGCGTCCAGTTCGGCAGTCTTCCTCTACGGCGTTTCTCTGCTGTACGGAATGTCAGGCGGCGAAACCCAGCTAAGTGCAATTGCCGCCGGCATCGCCAACGCCAATGCCGGTCAATCTTTAGCAGTTATCATCGCTTTAGTCTTTGCAATTGCCGGCATCTCCTTCAAAATCTCAGCCGTTCCCTTCCACCAGTGGACACCTGACGTTTACGAAGGTTCTCCAACTCCTATTGTTGCCTTCCTTTCCGTCGGTTCCAAAGCCGCTGGATTTGCCCTCGCTATCCGCCTGTTAACCACTGCTTTCCCCGTCGTCACCGAACAGTGGCACTTTGTTTTTACCGCCTTAGCTGTGTTGAGTATGGTGTTGGGGAACGTCGTTGCCCTCGCCCAAACCAGCATGAAGCGAATGCTTGCTTACTCTTCCATCGCCCAAGCCGGCTTTGTGATGATTGGCTTAATCACCGGCACACAAGCCGGTTATGCCAGCATGGTGTTTTATCTCCTAATTTACCTGTTCATGAACTTGGGAGGTTTCGCCTGTGTTATTCTTTTCACGCTCCGTACCGGCACAGACCAAATTAGCGAATACTCAGGGTTGTATCAAAAAGATCCCCTGCTGACTTTAGCACTGAGTATTTGCTTACTTTCTTTGGGGGGGATTCCTCCGCTTGCCGGCTTCTTTGGCAAGATTTACCTGTTCTGGGCCGGCTGGCAATCCGGTGCTTACGGTTTAGTCTTGTTGGGGTTAGTGACCAGTGTTGTCTCTATTTACTACTACATCCGCGTCGTCAGGATGATGGTTGTCAAAGAACCCCAGGAAATGTCCGATGCTGTGAAGAATTACCCAACGATCCGTTGGGATTTGAGCGGAATGCGGCCTTTGCAAGTGGGTTTAGTCCTAACATTGATTGCGACTTCTCTGGCAGGTATTTTGTCTAACCCTCTGTTTACTTTGGCTAACAATTCTGTCAGCCGGACTCCGATGTTGCAAGCCACAATGGTGCAACCAAAGTCCGTAGCATCTGCGCCGGCTGTTAAGAGTGTGCCGGTGGCGAGAAGAAATTAG
- a CDS encoding pentapeptide repeat-containing protein, producing MILRLLTAFLLALICLCRPSPAQALDYPPPLSFSNAQLSRRDFSGQTLQVAEFSNANLEFTNFADADLRGAIFSASVLTKANFHGVDLTNAMVDRVNLNGVDLSDAVLVETILLQSIFNNTNIAGADFTDAMLDGAQVKELCAKASGVNSKTGVSTRDSLGCR from the coding sequence ATGATTCTTCGGCTACTGACTGCATTTCTACTCGCCCTGATTTGTTTGTGCCGGCCCTCCCCAGCCCAAGCACTAGACTATCCCCCCCCTCTCTCGTTTAGTAACGCTCAACTTAGCCGGCGAGATTTTTCTGGGCAAACTCTGCAAGTGGCAGAATTTTCTAATGCCAATCTGGAGTTTACTAACTTTGCCGATGCCGACTTACGGGGTGCAATCTTTAGTGCTTCTGTCTTGACGAAAGCTAATTTTCACGGTGTAGATTTAACCAACGCAATGGTGGATCGCGTCAACCTTAACGGCGTCGATTTAAGCGATGCGGTTTTGGTAGAAACCATTTTGCTGCAATCAATCTTTAATAATACAAACATCGCCGGCGCTGACTTTACAGATGCCATGCTTGACGGCGCTCAAGTTAAAGAACTCTGCGCTAAAGCTTCCGGTGTTAACTCAAAAACCGGCGTGTCCACTCGTGACTCATTGGGGTGCCGGTAA
- a CDS encoding 5-(carboxyamino)imidazole ribonucleotide synthase, protein MVIERVGIIGGGQLAWMMAGAAEKLGVKLIIQTPNQSDPAVAIATDTILAPIDDAEATAQLASRCDVITFENEFVNLDALMPLAERGVCFRPSLQVLAPLLDKYHQRSYMRDLGLPVPKFFALEEKSSAQAAAPQIEPSDFPLVMKARRHGYDGQGTAIIKSQSELEATWEQWKYVPVMLEEFVPFERELAVIAARSAAGEIAIYPIVETQQENQVCRRVIVPANLEPKTIVEIEEIARTLLESLQAVGIFGIELFLTATGQVLINEIAPRTHNSGHFSLDAGETSQFEQHLRAVCNLPLGNPNLSCAGAVMVNLLGYERSQNPYLAKRQQLAEIPHAHVHWYGKTESRPGRKLGHVTVLQNSPSAQLRQESLKLAQICDSIWYG, encoded by the coding sequence ATGGTAATAGAGCGAGTCGGAATCATTGGCGGCGGACAATTGGCTTGGATGATGGCGGGTGCTGCCGAGAAATTGGGGGTGAAATTAATCATTCAAACGCCCAATCAGAGCGATCCAGCCGTTGCCATTGCTACGGATACCATCTTGGCACCGATTGATGATGCCGAAGCCACCGCGCAGCTAGCCAGCCGGTGCGACGTAATCACCTTTGAGAATGAATTTGTTAACTTAGACGCCTTAATGCCTCTAGCCGAAAGAGGCGTTTGTTTCCGCCCCAGCCTGCAAGTTTTAGCACCCCTACTAGATAAATACCATCAGCGCTCCTATATGCGGGATTTAGGACTGCCGGTGCCTAAATTCTTTGCCCTAGAAGAAAAATCAAGCGCCCAAGCAGCCGCTCCCCAAATTGAACCCTCGGATTTCCCGCTAGTGATGAAAGCCCGCCGGCATGGTTATGATGGCCAAGGCACTGCGATTATCAAAAGCCAATCCGAGCTAGAAGCGACTTGGGAGCAATGGAAATATGTGCCGGTGATGTTAGAGGAATTTGTCCCCTTTGAGCGAGAATTAGCGGTTATCGCCGCTCGTTCCGCTGCCGGTGAGATTGCGATTTACCCGATTGTGGAAACCCAGCAAGAAAACCAAGTGTGCCGGCGTGTGATTGTGCCGGCGAATCTTGAGCCAAAAACAATAGTAGAGATTGAAGAAATTGCCCGCACCCTTTTAGAAAGCTTGCAAGCAGTTGGCATCTTTGGCATTGAGCTATTTTTAACGGCCACTGGACAGGTGCTGATCAATGAAATTGCCCCTCGCACCCACAATTCTGGTCATTTCTCCCTTGATGCCGGCGAAACCTCCCAATTTGAACAGCATCTCAGAGCGGTTTGTAATCTACCCTTGGGAAACCCAAATCTTAGTTGTGCCGGTGCTGTGATGGTGAACCTGTTGGGTTATGAGCGTTCCCAAAACCCCTACCTTGCCAAACGGCAACAGCTGGCTGAGATTCCTCACGCTCATGTCCACTGGTACGGCAAGACAGAATCACGCCCTGGACGCAAATTGGGGCACGTTACTGTTTTGCAAAATTCCCCATCTGCCCAGCTGCGGCAAGAAAGTCTGAAGCTAGCCCAGATTTGCGACTCGATTTGGTACGGTTGA
- the cobJ gene encoding precorrin-3B C(17)-methyltransferase has product MGLLLAEFQPLAAIATTPAGAKRLLSFCQSADATLWVPESLLDVVKTAGEQNTRLTIKAYTGSLKDHLANIWADHGAFVFSLAAGAVVRLIAPLLQHKSTDPAVVVVDETGQFVISLCSGHQGGADQLARLIARQLGATPVLTGASAGLGLPAVDMLGVPFGWQRGEGDWTGVSAAVARGETVEIFQEAGLTLWQSHLPEGHPFYFERGEERENIPPMPHAQIRITFKDQLLISPSPIPQIHWHPKVLWVGIGCERGTSRQLIETAIQQVFKTHQLALKAIAGIATIDIKADEVGIIELCQDWHLPVKTFPAETLRGIPVPTPSTIVEAEVGTPSVAEAAAIAAGNQFSNPLMPANNSLLIPKQIYRDPEQPGAVTIAVAQSQQEYTGRTGTLFLIGTGPGKLDQMTPAAQTAVTQADAVIGYSLYIDLIAPLLRAGQIVESLPITQERQRAERAIELANWGLTVAVVSSGDCGIYGMAGLVLEELRALGWDGKVPAVQVFPGISALQSAASRVGAPLMHDFCAISLSDLLTPWEVIEKRLTAAAMADFVTALYNPRSLTRTEQIVSAQQIFLKHRHPSTPVAIVRSAYREDEEITITTLDKFNEIPINMLTTVLIGNSSTRTHADWMITPRGYLGFDAESGKESTPREPI; this is encoded by the coding sequence ATGGGATTACTCTTGGCTGAGTTTCAGCCTTTAGCTGCAATTGCTACGACTCCTGCCGGCGCTAAACGCTTGCTGTCTTTCTGTCAGAGTGCTGATGCGACTCTATGGGTGCCAGAATCTCTATTGGATGTTGTAAAGACGGCAGGTGAGCAAAATACTCGTCTTACAATAAAAGCTTACACCGGCTCTCTTAAAGACCACCTGGCTAATATCTGGGCTGATCATGGGGCGTTTGTCTTTAGTTTGGCTGCCGGTGCGGTTGTTCGCCTCATTGCACCCCTTTTGCAGCATAAATCCACTGATCCAGCAGTTGTGGTTGTTGATGAAACCGGCCAGTTTGTAATCAGTTTATGCAGTGGACATCAAGGCGGCGCGGATCAACTGGCAAGGTTAATTGCAAGGCAACTGGGTGCAACTCCTGTTTTAACCGGCGCTTCAGCAGGATTGGGTTTGCCGGCAGTTGATATGCTGGGTGTTCCTTTTGGCTGGCAACGCGGCGAGGGAGATTGGACGGGTGTGAGTGCAGCAGTTGCACGCGGAGAAACTGTAGAAATCTTTCAAGAAGCCGGTTTAACTCTCTGGCAATCTCACCTACCGGAAGGGCATCCCTTTTATTTTGAGAGAGGGGAAGAAAGAGAAAATATCCCCCCCATGCCCCATGCTCAAATTAGGATTACTTTTAAAGATCAACTTCTAATATCCCCTTCCCCTATTCCACAAATACACTGGCATCCCAAAGTTTTATGGGTGGGAATCGGCTGTGAACGGGGAACGTCGAGACAATTAATTGAAACTGCTATTCAGCAAGTATTTAAAACTCATCAACTCGCGTTAAAAGCGATTGCCGGCATCGCGACTATCGATATCAAAGCCGATGAAGTGGGAATTATCGAACTTTGTCAAGATTGGCACTTGCCGGTAAAAACTTTCCCAGCAGAAACCTTACGCGGCATCCCTGTCCCTACCCCTTCAACGATTGTAGAAGCAGAAGTGGGAACTCCCAGTGTTGCTGAAGCGGCGGCAATTGCAGCCGGCAATCAATTTTCTAATCCTTTAATGCCGGCAAACAATTCCCTACTAATTCCCAAACAAATTTACCGAGATCCAGAACAACCAGGGGCAGTTACGATTGCGGTTGCTCAATCTCAGCAAGAATATACGGGACGCACCGGCACTCTATTTCTGATTGGTACAGGACCGGGAAAACTCGATCAAATGACGCCGGCGGCTCAAACTGCGGTGACTCAAGCTGATGCCGTCATCGGATATTCCCTCTATATCGACCTTATCGCCCCTCTGCTGCGTGCCGGTCAAATCGTTGAATCCCTCCCCATTACCCAAGAACGCCAACGTGCCGAACGCGCAATTGAGCTGGCAAATTGGGGTTTAACGGTTGCCGTTGTCTCATCCGGTGACTGCGGTATCTACGGCATGGCGGGTTTAGTGCTAGAAGAACTCCGCGCCCTAGGTTGGGATGGTAAAGTGCCGGCAGTCCAAGTTTTCCCCGGCATCAGTGCCTTGCAATCTGCTGCTTCTCGCGTCGGCGCACCTTTAATGCACGACTTTTGCGCCATCAGCTTGAGCGATTTACTGACGCCTTGGGAAGTCATAGAAAAGCGCCTTACAGCCGCTGCAATGGCAGACTTTGTAACAGCGCTTTACAATCCGCGCTCACTGACTCGAACTGAGCAGATTGTGAGCGCCCAGCAAATTTTCTTAAAACATCGTCACCCTAGCACGCCGGTAGCCATTGTTCGCTCGGCCTATCGAGAGGATGAAGAAATTACGATCACTACCCTTGACAAATTTAATGAAATACCCATTAATATGCTGACAACTGTGCTAATTGGCAACAGCAGCACCCGCACCCATGCAGATTGGATGATTACGCCAAGAGGTTATCTGGGATTTGATGCTGAATCTGGCAAAGAATCTACCCCACGCGAGCCGATTTGA